One stretch of Comamonas testosteroni DNA includes these proteins:
- a CDS encoding nitroreductase, with amino-acid sequence MSSNGSAATTLESADLPAGMALMQQRRSTRAFLPDAVPDALLQQLLLTARQAPSGGNLQPGQLIAVRGKLREQLTAALLQDVESQVPECEDYAYFPRPMPMQLRKRQVASAQALYGALGVARDDRAGREAQFARNYRFFDAPVALVVTIDAHYGPGGYMDLGMMLYGLQLAAAAMGLGSCAIGALASYPATVRRVLGLAENKHIVCGLALGWPDETAPVNQTQTTRAALAEWFQVME; translated from the coding sequence ATGTCCAGCAACGGTTCAGCCGCCACAACACTTGAAAGCGCCGACTTGCCCGCAGGCATGGCGCTGATGCAGCAGCGCCGCTCCACACGTGCTTTCCTGCCCGATGCCGTGCCTGATGCGCTGCTGCAGCAGTTGCTGCTGACGGCGCGCCAGGCGCCCAGCGGCGGCAATCTGCAACCAGGCCAGCTGATTGCGGTACGCGGCAAGCTGCGCGAGCAGCTGACTGCGGCCCTGCTGCAGGACGTTGAAAGCCAGGTGCCCGAATGCGAGGACTACGCCTACTTTCCACGTCCCATGCCCATGCAGCTGCGCAAGCGCCAGGTGGCTTCGGCCCAGGCGCTTTACGGCGCACTGGGCGTGGCGCGCGACGACCGCGCGGGGCGCGAAGCACAGTTTGCGCGCAACTACCGCTTCTTCGATGCGCCCGTGGCGCTGGTCGTCACCATCGACGCCCATTACGGTCCCGGCGGCTATATGGATCTGGGCATGATGCTCTACGGCCTGCAGCTGGCTGCCGCCGCCATGGGCCTGGGCAGCTGCGCCATCGGTGCCCTGGCCTCGTACCCGGCCACCGTGCGCCGCGTGCTGGGTCTGGCCGAAAACAAGCACATCGTCTGCGGCCTGGCCCTGGGATGGCCCGACGAGACCGCTCCCGTCAACCAGACCCAGACCACTCGTGCAGCGCTGGCTGAATGGTTTCAGGTCATGGAATAA
- a CDS encoding acetyl-CoA C-acyltransferase — MPSKSPIIAWARSPVAPIGSALARLSPHELGRPLLLSLLQQSGLPAHAVDAVVIGNALGAGGNPARMLALASGLPDSCAAHTIDTQCCSGLDAVAMAVGLLQSGQAEVVIAGGIEAWSRAPIRQTRPLHPGEQAQGYERPPFAPDPERDPDMLQSAADYALTHGFSRSQQEQYALLSHRRALAAQALLAPEIVPVAGLAADAYPRALQPARAARMPVAARGCSQTASLGDIAAHALSALTISAKADGAALLLLATPEACARWNLQPRAQWLASASVGAAPETPLLAAIAAAQMALARGSHALAKPRKPPLLARELSVIELHDAFAVQGLAFCAAMGLEPEQINSAGGGLARGHPIGASGAIALVRCLAQLQLQARSSTTGTALGLAAIAGAGGIGAATLVQWLQAAP, encoded by the coding sequence ATGCCAAGCAAGTCCCCCATCATTGCCTGGGCCCGCAGCCCGGTGGCTCCGATAGGCTCGGCCCTGGCCCGGCTCAGTCCCCATGAACTGGGCCGGCCGCTGCTGCTGTCACTGCTGCAGCAAAGCGGCTTGCCGGCCCATGCCGTGGACGCGGTCGTCATCGGCAACGCCCTGGGCGCCGGCGGCAACCCGGCGCGCATGCTGGCACTGGCCTCCGGCCTGCCCGACAGTTGCGCCGCACACACCATCGATACCCAGTGCTGCTCGGGCCTGGATGCGGTGGCCATGGCAGTGGGTCTGCTGCAATCGGGTCAGGCCGAGGTGGTGATTGCCGGCGGCATCGAGGCCTGGAGCCGCGCCCCCATTCGCCAGACCCGCCCGCTGCACCCCGGCGAGCAAGCCCAGGGCTACGAGCGCCCGCCATTTGCCCCCGATCCCGAGCGCGACCCCGATATGTTGCAATCGGCGGCCGACTATGCGCTCACGCATGGCTTCAGCCGCAGCCAGCAGGAGCAGTATGCGCTGCTGAGTCACAGACGGGCCCTGGCCGCCCAGGCGCTGCTCGCCCCTGAAATCGTGCCTGTGGCCGGGCTTGCGGCCGACGCCTATCCGCGCGCGCTGCAGCCCGCACGTGCCGCGCGCATGCCGGTGGCGGCCCGGGGCTGCAGCCAGACCGCCAGTCTCGGCGATATCGCCGCCCATGCGCTCAGTGCGCTGACCATTTCGGCCAAGGCCGATGGCGCGGCCCTGCTTTTGCTGGCCACGCCCGAGGCCTGCGCCCGCTGGAATCTGCAGCCCCGCGCACAATGGCTGGCCAGCGCCAGCGTGGGTGCCGCGCCGGAAACACCGTTGCTGGCCGCCATTGCCGCAGCGCAGATGGCGCTGGCCCGAGGCAGCCATGCACTGGCGAAGCCGCGCAAACCACCATTGCTGGCGCGAGAGCTGTCAGTCATCGAACTGCATGACGCCTTTGCCGTGCAAGGCCTGGCCTTTTGCGCCGCCATGGGCCTTGAGCCCGAGCAAATCAACAGCGCGGGCGGCGGCCTGGCGCGCGGCCACCCGATCGGTGCCTCAGGCGCGATTGCGCTGGTGCGCTGCCTGGCTCAGCTCCAGCTTCAGGCCCGCTCATCGACAACCGGCACCGCGCTCGGTCTGGCGGCCATTGCCGGAGCCGGCGGCATCGGCGCAGCAACCCTGGTGCAATGGCTGCAAGCCGCTCCCTGA
- a CDS encoding AMP-binding protein — MNALSTAAPLQGLWQLVHGPLAHWAQHRPDAVALQSEADSWTFGRLNAEVEQRSARLVAQRSPQMLLLDASRSTLERLVDFLAVIHSGRCAAVADPDWQPAVRQRIESWLPKQPCELESAAPTAAFYTGFTSGSTGLPKGFKRHHLSWTESFRVGLQDFGPVVAQRTLAPGRISHSLFLFGAMQGIWYGCGAVMQEKFSASRCLATLARGDTPCLVAVPSQLLLMLQWAEHRQLAPIPEVELITISGARWMRAHTPALRALFPKARIIEFYGASEASFVAWMDADEASGPQAVGRPFSNVELSIRPTGSDAPENALAEHGTSHASDGLIYIRSPMLFMDYVGDAHDATAVLRDGDWLSVRDMGHIDERGMLCLAGRQSRMIVTQGKNLFPEEVENLLASHPAIAQVSLHGQADALRGLQVHAVLQWRPQTEAPSALELNQWLRKRTEAFKVPRQWWICEHWPQTASGKTDHNQLAQALRTRMTAPADAGISPAQFPALRPWQS, encoded by the coding sequence GTGAACGCGCTGTCCACAGCAGCGCCGCTGCAGGGCTTGTGGCAGCTGGTGCATGGCCCGCTGGCCCATTGGGCGCAGCACCGGCCCGATGCGGTGGCATTGCAGAGTGAGGCCGATTCCTGGACCTTTGGCAGGCTGAATGCGGAGGTCGAGCAGCGCTCGGCACGTCTGGTCGCGCAACGCTCACCGCAAATGTTGCTGCTGGACGCCAGCCGCTCCACGCTGGAGCGACTGGTGGACTTTCTGGCCGTGATCCACAGCGGCCGCTGCGCGGCTGTCGCCGACCCCGACTGGCAACCGGCCGTGCGCCAGCGCATTGAAAGCTGGCTGCCCAAGCAGCCCTGCGAACTGGAATCGGCAGCACCGACAGCCGCCTTCTATACCGGCTTTACCTCGGGCAGCACCGGCCTGCCCAAGGGCTTCAAGCGCCATCACCTCTCGTGGACGGAGAGCTTTCGCGTCGGCCTGCAGGATTTCGGCCCCGTCGTCGCCCAGCGCACGCTGGCACCGGGGCGCATCTCGCACTCGCTGTTTCTGTTCGGGGCCATGCAAGGCATCTGGTATGGCTGCGGCGCCGTCATGCAGGAGAAGTTCTCGGCCTCGCGCTGTCTTGCAACCCTGGCTCGCGGCGATACCCCCTGTCTTGTCGCCGTGCCCAGCCAGTTGCTGCTGATGCTGCAATGGGCAGAACATCGACAGCTCGCACCGATTCCCGAGGTCGAGCTGATCACCATCAGCGGCGCGCGCTGGATGCGTGCCCACACGCCGGCGCTGCGCGCCCTGTTCCCCAAGGCCCGCATCATCGAGTTCTATGGCGCCTCCGAGGCCAGTTTTGTGGCCTGGATGGATGCCGACGAAGCCAGCGGCCCGCAGGCCGTGGGCAGACCGTTCAGCAATGTGGAGCTATCCATTCGCCCCACCGGCAGCGATGCCCCAGAAAATGCGCTGGCCGAGCATGGCACCAGCCACGCCAGCGACGGCCTGATCTATATCCGCAGCCCCATGCTGTTCATGGACTATGTGGGCGACGCCCATGACGCCACGGCCGTGCTGCGCGATGGCGACTGGCTGTCCGTGCGCGACATGGGCCATATCGACGAACGCGGCATGCTGTGCCTGGCAGGCCGCCAGAGCCGCATGATCGTCACCCAGGGCAAGAACCTGTTTCCCGAGGAAGTGGAGAACCTGCTGGCCAGCCACCCGGCGATTGCCCAGGTCTCGCTGCACGGCCAGGCCGATGCGCTGCGCGGCCTGCAGGTACACGCGGTGCTGCAATGGAGGCCGCAGACCGAGGCGCCTTCGGCCCTGGAGCTGAACCAGTGGCTGCGCAAGCGCACCGAAGCCTTCAAGGTGCCCCGCCAGTGGTGGATCTGCGAGCACTGGCCGCAGACAGCCAGCGGCAAGACCGACCACAACCAGCTGGCCCAGGCCCTGCGCACCCGGATGACAGCGCCTGCCGATGCTGGCATATCCCCTGCCCAGTTCCCCGCATTGCGGCCGTGGCAGAGTTGA
- a CDS encoding biotin transporter BioY, with product MTTTPSHTVSRGGARSMAQVSLFAALMAVMGLIPKIDLPLGVPITIQSLGVMLAGVMLGPWRGLQAMALFLAAVAVGLPLLSGGRGGIGVFMAPSAGYLVGYMLAAGITGAIMAALPQSTPRRTALSAFIASLIGGLLCLHAFGVLGLMLVAKMSLSQAFVVTLAFVPGDFIKCVLCAIIVHTVARGMPDWRFGGRR from the coding sequence ATGACTACCACTCCCTCTCACACCGTATCGCGCGGCGGCGCACGCTCCATGGCTCAGGTATCTCTGTTCGCGGCGCTGATGGCCGTGATGGGCCTGATTCCCAAGATCGACCTGCCGCTCGGCGTGCCCATCACCATCCAATCGCTGGGCGTGATGCTGGCAGGCGTCATGCTCGGGCCCTGGCGCGGCCTGCAGGCCATGGCGCTGTTTCTCGCGGCCGTGGCCGTGGGCCTGCCCCTGCTGTCTGGCGGCCGCGGCGGCATCGGCGTCTTCATGGCACCGTCTGCCGGCTATCTGGTCGGCTATATGCTGGCCGCAGGCATTACTGGCGCCATCATGGCCGCCCTGCCGCAGAGCACGCCGCGTCGCACGGCGCTGAGTGCGTTCATCGCCTCCTTGATTGGCGGCCTGCTGTGCCTGCATGCCTTTGGCGTGCTGGGCCTGATGCTGGTCGCCAAGATGAGCCTGAGTCAGGCCTTTGTCGTGACGCTGGCCTTTGTGCCCGGCGACTTCATCAAATGTGTTCTCTGCGCCATCATCGTCCACACTGTGGCGCGCGGAATGCCTGACTGGCGCTTTGGTGGTCGCCGGTGA
- a CDS encoding energy-coupling factor transporter transmembrane component T family protein: MGSLYSEVATWLHRWSAGFKLLLLAVFGTLLFLIANPWVLAGCGAACLMLWISLGQATQVARRLMRSVIVAALLVAGFHVFMGNPVLAALGSLRLVCASTLGIALTITTRPSDLVEVLEWLLAPLARLGIPTERVAMQLALMLRFTEHFFVQWTKLDEAYRLRTGKSGGLRLIAPLTIHMLQATRRVADALWARLGF; encoded by the coding sequence ATGGGTAGCCTCTATAGCGAAGTTGCGACCTGGCTGCATCGCTGGTCGGCCGGCTTCAAGCTCTTGCTGCTGGCGGTCTTTGGCACGCTGCTGTTCCTGATAGCCAACCCCTGGGTGCTGGCGGGCTGCGGCGCGGCCTGCCTGATGCTCTGGATATCGCTGGGCCAGGCCACGCAGGTGGCGCGCCGGCTGATGCGCTCGGTCATCGTCGCGGCGCTGCTGGTGGCGGGTTTTCATGTCTTCATGGGCAACCCTGTGCTGGCAGCCCTCGGCAGTCTGCGGCTGGTCTGCGCCTCGACCCTGGGTATTGCGCTGACCATCACCACACGCCCCAGCGATCTGGTCGAGGTACTGGAATGGCTGCTGGCCCCGCTGGCCCGCCTGGGCATCCCCACCGAGCGCGTGGCCATGCAGCTTGCACTCATGCTGCGCTTTACCGAACATTTCTTTGTGCAATGGACAAAGCTGGACGAGGCATACCGCCTGCGCACCGGCAAAAGCGGCGGCCTGCGCCTGATTGCACCGCTGACGATTCATATGCTGCAGGCCACGCGCCGTGTAGCCGACGCCCTCTGGGCAAGACTGGGTTTCTAG
- a CDS encoding energy-coupling factor ABC transporter ATP-binding protein — MSDGLQSPNQQGVQLVDIRLQRGQTQVFDGLNLSLTQKRIGVIGNNGAGKSSLFRLLCGLELPQAGQVLVDGMPLLQARQHKPGLIGLMFQNPDDQIIFPTVEEELALGLRPQGLNKQQTRARARELLAARGLAHWAERAVTSLSQGQRQQVCWLSLLIAAPQLLLLDEPFASLDLPGQARLAQDIATAPQQVLVSTHVLDHVRDFERVIWLEQGRLRGDGPGRDICSAYETSVRELLMKKSAHGDLHG, encoded by the coding sequence ATGAGCGACGGTTTGCAAAGCCCTAACCAACAGGGCGTGCAGTTGGTCGATATCCGGTTGCAGCGTGGCCAGACCCAGGTGTTTGACGGCCTGAACCTAAGCCTGACGCAAAAGCGCATCGGCGTGATAGGCAACAACGGCGCGGGCAAATCCAGCCTGTTCCGCCTGCTTTGCGGACTTGAGCTGCCTCAAGCCGGACAGGTATTGGTGGACGGCATGCCCTTGCTGCAGGCGCGCCAGCACAAGCCCGGCCTGATCGGCCTGATGTTCCAGAACCCGGACGACCAGATCATCTTCCCCACCGTGGAGGAAGAACTGGCGCTGGGACTGCGTCCCCAGGGCCTGAACAAGCAGCAGACCAGAGCCAGGGCGCGCGAGTTGCTGGCCGCGCGCGGCCTGGCCCACTGGGCCGAGCGTGCTGTCACCAGTCTGAGCCAGGGCCAGCGCCAGCAGGTATGCTGGCTCTCGCTGCTGATTGCCGCGCCGCAACTGCTGCTGCTGGACGAGCCCTTCGCCAGCCTGGACCTGCCCGGTCAGGCCCGCCTGGCCCAGGATATTGCCACCGCACCTCAACAGGTGCTGGTCTCCACCCATGTGCTCGACCATGTGCGCGACTTTGAGCGTGTGATCTGGCTGGAGCAAGGCCGACTGCGTGGCGACGGCCCGGGCCGCGACATCTGCAGCGCCTACGAGACCTCAGTGCGGGAGCTGTTGATGAAGAAAAGCGCGCACGGAGACCTGCATGGGTAG
- a CDS encoding TonB-dependent receptor family protein, producing the protein MHFSRLCHLAGWPVAAAGLLLTAQSATAQQAAAQPDLPQLSEVTVRSTLQESALEQTPASVTVLDGERMRERNLQVNLSESLSAAPGLQLQNRQNYAQDLQLSIRGFGARSTFGVRGIQIYVDGIPSTMPDGQGQTNNIDIASLERVEVLRGPYSALYGNASGGVINAYTERGEGAPSVESSFALGSDGQKRLGLKAKGEANGIGYVISASRFLTDGYRAQSAADKNLFNARIDVKPDEYSQLTLVANHVDIDAKDPGGIKPSEWALNPKDVNANAIKMNSRKSVKQTQAGLTYERQLDGGQALRLMAYAGQREMMQFQSVPPSSKLEDKYKGGVIGLRRDYGGIDARWSGKYELGSGSLSLIAGLAANTVREDRQGYKNFVGSQLGVVGELVRDERNTLTSIDPYLQASWAFAPHWKLDAGLRWSNVQFQSRDHFLADKDDSGNAGFHRLLPVVSLQHELNQDTNIYASLGRGMETPTFNEISYRPDLVGGLNFGLKPAVSTSAELGIKQRFNVAGLRGDWSAALFQTSTDNEIVVASNDNGRTSYQNAGKTRRRGMELSGSTWLTPQLRLNGALTLLDASLRSGYCDSKGQDCIPAGNRIAGAARNLGYLGLEWLPATDWRVGLDWRHVGRIAADDKNQVYAPSYNVASLSVGYTRRLGAWKLSAFARVDNLADKNYVGSAIVNEGNGRYYEPAPGRQWMAGTSLSYQF; encoded by the coding sequence ATGCATTTTTCGCGCCTTTGTCATCTGGCAGGCTGGCCTGTGGCCGCCGCCGGACTGCTGCTAACGGCACAGTCCGCAACAGCCCAGCAAGCCGCCGCCCAGCCGGACCTGCCCCAGTTGTCCGAAGTCACCGTGCGCAGCACCTTGCAGGAGTCCGCGCTTGAGCAGACCCCGGCATCCGTCACCGTGCTCGACGGCGAGCGCATGCGCGAGCGCAATCTGCAGGTCAATCTCTCGGAATCCCTGAGCGCAGCTCCGGGCCTGCAGCTGCAGAACCGCCAGAACTACGCGCAAGACCTGCAGCTGTCGATTCGCGGCTTTGGCGCGCGCTCCACTTTCGGCGTGCGCGGCATACAGATCTATGTCGACGGCATCCCCTCCACCATGCCCGATGGCCAGGGCCAGACCAACAATATCGATATCGCCTCGCTGGAGCGCGTGGAAGTTCTGCGCGGCCCCTACTCCGCGCTCTACGGCAATGCCTCGGGCGGCGTGATCAATGCCTATACCGAACGCGGCGAGGGCGCGCCCTCGGTGGAAAGCAGCTTTGCGCTGGGCAGCGACGGCCAGAAGCGACTGGGCCTCAAGGCCAAGGGCGAAGCCAACGGGATTGGCTATGTGATCAGCGCCAGCCGCTTTCTGACCGACGGCTACCGTGCCCAGAGCGCAGCGGACAAAAACCTGTTCAACGCCCGCATCGACGTCAAGCCTGACGAATACAGCCAATTGACCCTGGTGGCCAACCATGTGGACATCGATGCCAAGGACCCGGGCGGCATCAAACCCAGCGAGTGGGCCCTCAATCCAAAGGACGTCAACGCCAATGCGATCAAAATGAACTCGCGCAAAAGCGTGAAGCAGACCCAGGCCGGCCTGACCTATGAGCGCCAGCTGGACGGCGGCCAGGCGCTGCGCCTCATGGCCTATGCCGGTCAGCGCGAAATGATGCAGTTCCAGTCTGTCCCCCCCAGCAGCAAACTTGAGGACAAGTACAAAGGCGGGGTGATCGGCCTCAGGCGCGACTATGGCGGCATCGATGCGCGCTGGAGCGGCAAATACGAGCTGGGCAGCGGCAGCCTGAGCCTGATTGCCGGTCTGGCCGCCAATACCGTCAGGGAAGATCGCCAGGGCTACAAGAACTTTGTCGGCAGCCAGCTGGGCGTGGTCGGCGAGCTGGTGCGCGACGAGCGCAATACGCTCACCAGCATCGATCCCTATCTGCAAGCCTCCTGGGCCTTTGCACCGCACTGGAAGCTCGATGCCGGCCTGCGCTGGAGCAATGTGCAGTTCCAATCGCGCGACCATTTCCTGGCCGACAAGGACGATAGCGGCAATGCCGGATTCCATAGGCTTCTGCCGGTGGTTTCGCTGCAGCACGAACTCAATCAGGACACCAATATCTATGCCTCGCTGGGCCGCGGCATGGAAACACCGACCTTCAACGAGATCTCGTACCGCCCCGATCTGGTCGGCGGCCTGAACTTCGGCCTCAAGCCTGCGGTATCGACCAGTGCCGAGCTGGGCATCAAGCAGCGCTTCAATGTGGCCGGCCTGCGCGGCGACTGGTCTGCAGCGCTGTTCCAGACGAGCACCGACAATGAAATCGTGGTGGCCAGCAACGACAACGGCCGCACCTCTTATCAGAACGCCGGCAAGACACGCCGCCGCGGCATGGAGCTGAGCGGCAGCACCTGGCTGACGCCCCAGCTGCGACTGAACGGCGCGCTGACGCTACTCGACGCCAGCCTGCGCAGCGGTTACTGCGACAGCAAGGGCCAGGACTGCATTCCCGCCGGCAACCGCATTGCCGGCGCGGCCAGAAATCTGGGCTATCTGGGGCTGGAATGGCTTCCCGCCACCGACTGGCGTGTGGGCCTGGACTGGCGTCATGTGGGCCGTATTGCCGCCGACGACAAAAACCAGGTCTATGCCCCCAGCTACAACGTGGCCAGCCTGAGCGTTGGCTACACCCGGCGTCTGGGCGCCTGGAAGCTCAGTGCTTTTGCCCGCGTCGACAATCTGGCGGACAAGAACTATGTGGGCTCGGCCATCGTCAACGAAGGCAACGGACGTTATTACGAGCCGGCCCCGGGGCGCCAATGGATGGCCGGAACCAGCCTCAGCTACCAGTTCTAG
- a CDS encoding long-chain fatty acid--CoA ligase encodes MDKAASLVADLLAFIAMDDCTDDQFNQLALRLFAYQYECNAPFRSFCQRRGATLRNVRSWRDVPAVPIDAFKAMELRSEPPSPAERVFMTSGTTGRAARGRHFHPQLEVYDLSMKRYFSRRFMQGLERMSMGILFPDEQAMPNSSLAHYLALARSEFGSAGSRYYLNSEGLDMPALCAALAESERSGQPFALLGASFSLVHVMDALRAQGRSFRLPAGSRVLDTGGYKGQSRELPLEQFYAELSQLLGVPRSLCINMYGMTELSTQFYDDGNAVLPSVKSGPHWIRSRLVEPITGRDVAAGERGILVHCDLANYNAVTTILTEDVGLWAGQQEKDGFLLLGRAEGAAAKGCSLAVEEFVKAAGA; translated from the coding sequence ATGGACAAGGCCGCTTCGCTGGTCGCCGATCTGCTTGCTTTCATCGCAATGGATGACTGTACCGACGACCAGTTCAATCAACTCGCCCTGCGCCTTTTCGCCTACCAGTACGAATGCAATGCGCCGTTTCGCAGCTTTTGCCAGCGACGCGGCGCCACGCTGCGCAATGTCAGGAGCTGGCGCGATGTTCCGGCCGTGCCCATCGATGCCTTCAAGGCCATGGAACTGCGCAGCGAGCCGCCGTCGCCCGCCGAGCGCGTATTCATGACCAGCGGCACCACGGGCCGCGCCGCACGTGGACGTCATTTCCATCCGCAGCTCGAGGTCTACGACCTGTCCATGAAGCGCTATTTCTCCAGGCGTTTCATGCAGGGTCTGGAGCGCATGTCCATGGGCATTCTGTTTCCCGATGAGCAGGCCATGCCCAATTCCTCGCTGGCTCACTATCTGGCCTTGGCCCGGTCCGAATTCGGTTCGGCCGGCAGCCGCTACTACCTGAACTCGGAAGGGCTGGACATGCCGGCCCTGTGTGCCGCGCTGGCAGAGTCCGAGCGCAGCGGCCAGCCCTTTGCCCTGCTGGGCGCGAGCTTCAGCCTGGTCCATGTGATGGATGCCCTGCGTGCGCAGGGCCGCAGCTTTCGCCTGCCCGCAGGCAGCCGCGTGCTGGATACGGGTGGCTACAAGGGGCAGTCGCGCGAGCTGCCGCTCGAGCAGTTCTATGCCGAGCTTTCCCAGCTGCTGGGCGTGCCCCGCAGTCTGTGCATCAATATGTATGGCATGACGGAGCTGAGCACCCAGTTCTATGACGATGGCAATGCGGTGCTGCCTTCGGTCAAGTCCGGTCCGCACTGGATCCGTTCGCGTCTGGTCGAGCCGATCACCGGCAGGGACGTGGCAGCTGGTGAGCGCGGCATTCTGGTGCATTGCGATCTGGCCAACTACAACGCGGTGACCACCATCCTGACCGAGGATGTGGGCCTGTGGGCCGGCCAGCAGGAAAAAGACGGCTTTTTGCTGCTGGGGCGGGCCGAGGGTGCCGCAGCCAAGGGCTGCTCGCTGGCGGTTGAAGAGTTTGTGAAAGCTGCCGGCGCATGA
- a CDS encoding acyl-CoA reductase, with protein sequence MSEQRKLQRIRAGYLPGLGDAEVQWQTLDFKSGNGRGLEVCVPVLTAPQMQALASRVRTAAAIHLRPMPVAEIIDAVDRAMARLLDRNDIYRQQAEAWLPVVSGYDADMVRLGLTGFFKTFRAAQLKRFVAEDFANPAVLDGFQPTAKGGAVRAFGPDLLVHSWAGNVPALSLWSLICGLLVKAPAIGKLASAEPLFAGWFARLLAEVHPPLADCLAVVWWRGAGGEEADALYAQADTVLAYGGNQTLDALRRRLPVTTRFLPHGHKLGFGLIGAQALDTLKAPAMARLAAWDVMRYDQQGCYSPHVFYVQSGAPISPRAFADYLAAELANLQRRFARRELDLEEGAALARWQQNMEWGGEAHQLLGPVDAPWSVAYSESLQPLAPTALYRTIAVVAVDRLDAVLPVVAAQRDYLQTAGIAAGPEELYRLAGLLGAAGVTRISAIGSMSMPEAGWHHDGRFNLLDLVRMTEIEQSAELAAQPLASYAD encoded by the coding sequence ATGAGCGAGCAGCGCAAGCTACAGCGCATCAGGGCTGGCTATCTGCCTGGCCTCGGCGATGCTGAAGTGCAGTGGCAGACGCTGGACTTCAAGTCTGGGAACGGCCGGGGGCTGGAAGTCTGCGTTCCCGTGCTGACGGCGCCGCAGATGCAGGCACTGGCCAGTCGTGTGCGTACAGCTGCGGCCATCCATCTGCGTCCCATGCCGGTGGCCGAGATCATCGATGCCGTCGATCGTGCGATGGCCCGTCTGCTGGATCGCAACGATATCTACCGCCAGCAGGCCGAAGCCTGGCTGCCCGTGGTCAGCGGCTATGACGCCGATATGGTGCGGTTGGGGCTGACAGGATTTTTCAAGACCTTTCGTGCGGCGCAGCTCAAGCGCTTTGTGGCCGAGGATTTTGCCAATCCGGCAGTACTCGATGGTTTTCAACCGACAGCCAAGGGCGGGGCCGTACGTGCTTTCGGCCCGGATCTGCTGGTGCATAGCTGGGCTGGCAACGTGCCTGCGCTGTCACTGTGGAGTCTGATCTGTGGCTTGCTGGTCAAGGCCCCTGCGATTGGCAAGCTGGCCAGTGCCGAGCCCTTGTTTGCGGGATGGTTTGCGCGCTTGCTGGCCGAGGTCCACCCGCCGCTGGCCGATTGCCTGGCCGTGGTGTGGTGGCGCGGTGCAGGTGGCGAAGAGGCCGACGCTCTCTATGCCCAGGCCGATACGGTGCTGGCCTATGGCGGCAACCAGACGCTGGATGCGCTGCGCCGTCGCCTGCCCGTGACGACGCGCTTTTTGCCCCATGGCCACAAGCTGGGCTTTGGCCTGATCGGCGCGCAGGCGCTGGATACGCTCAAGGCTCCGGCCATGGCAAGGCTGGCAGCCTGGGACGTGATGCGCTACGACCAGCAGGGCTGCTACTCGCCCCATGTGTTCTATGTACAGAGTGGAGCGCCGATCTCGCCGCGTGCTTTTGCCGACTATCTGGCGGCCGAGCTTGCCAATCTGCAGCGACGATTCGCACGCCGCGAGCTGGATCTGGAAGAAGGGGCGGCGCTGGCCCGCTGGCAGCAGAACATGGAGTGGGGCGGTGAAGCTCACCAACTGCTGGGGCCTGTGGATGCGCCTTGGAGCGTGGCCTACAGCGAGAGTCTTCAGCCTCTGGCACCGACAGCGCTGTACCGCACGATTGCCGTGGTGGCTGTGGATCGGCTCGATGCCGTGCTGCCCGTGGTGGCCGCTCAGCGTGACTATCTGCAGACCGCCGGCATTGCGGCCGGTCCCGAAGAGCTGTACCGCCTGGCCGGGCTGCTGGGTGCGGCCGGCGTCACGCGTATCAGCGCCATCGGCTCCATGAGCATGCCCGAGGCGGGTTGGCACCATGACGGGCGCTTCAACCTGCTGGATCTGGTGCGCATGACGGAGATCGAGCAGTCGGCAGAACTGGCGGCCCAGCCGCTGGCCTCTTATGCGGACTGA